The following are encoded in a window of Castanea sativa cultivar Marrone di Chiusa Pesio chromosome 9, ASM4071231v1 genomic DNA:
- the LOC142609187 gene encoding uncharacterized protein LOC142609187 yields the protein METRLDREGFKYWCSDLPYPNRLIVKHPNTGGGLALIWKKDVKMDLINYTVHHFLVRVVEEDGFVWFLTCFYGWSEYNSQAKSWALLNHLRSFVEGSWSCISDFNAILSSSEKLSRQPTQSRIMDDFREALELNNLADLGYQGYPFTWNNKGPGEANMKERLDQAVATGDWRDEFSLTTVTHLSSHASDHLPIILQT from the coding sequence ATGGAGACAAGATTGGACAGAGAAGGATTTAAATATTGGTGTAGTGACTTACCATATCCAAACAGACTTATAGTGAAACATCCAAACACAGGGGGTGGGCTAGCTTTAATTTGGAAGAAGGATGTGAAGATGGATCTAATCAACTATACGGTGCACCATTTTTTGGTCAGGGTAGTCGAGGAAGATGGCTTTGTATGGTTTTTAACATGTTTCTATGGGTGGTCAGAGTATAATAGTCAAGCAAAATCCTGGGCATTACTAAACCATCTCCGATCCTTTGTGGAAGGGTCTTGGTCATGTATCAGTGACTTTAACGCTATTCTTAGCTCATCAGAAAAATTAAGTCGTCAGCCAACTCAATCTAGAATCATGGATGACTTTAGAGAGGCATTGGAATTGAATAACCTTGCAGACCTGGGGTACCAAGGATATCCATTTACATGGAATAACAAAGGGCCTGGTGAAGCCAACATGAAAGAAAGGTTGGACCAAGCGGTAGCGACTGGAGATTGGAGAGATGAATTCTCGTTGACAACTGTGACTCACCTTTCATCTCATGCATCGGATCACTTGCCAATCATCCTTCAAACATGA